From Draconibacterium halophilum, one genomic window encodes:
- a CDS encoding PorP/SprF family type IX secretion system membrane protein has protein sequence MMKAKLNIIKGLGILAIVVAAFTSNAQQDPMYTQYMFNTQTINPAYAGTWESVGFMALGRHQWTGWDGAPETYTFTFQAPLKNERVALGLDLISDKVGLEKRFYMFADYSYLVPISEKTNLRLGLKGGFTNYSNNLNEYGTVDPGDPNFVGEIKNAFKPNFGVGAFLYSKRAFVGFSIPKLVSTKFENDMETFSVEGELRHYFLIAGAVFDLGENLKFKPTAFTKASFTSETGTPVQFDLTGNFLIKERLWLGAMWRSGDSYGFIAQFLFADKLRLGYAIDFSTSNLKNYNNGTHEVMISYELRFKKEKVVSPRYF, from the coding sequence ATGATGAAAGCAAAATTAAATATAATCAAAGGTTTAGGGATTCTGGCAATAGTAGTAGCTGCATTTACCTCAAATGCCCAGCAAGACCCAATGTATACACAATACATGTTCAATACTCAAACCATTAATCCGGCTTATGCCGGTACATGGGAATCGGTAGGATTTATGGCGCTTGGCCGCCACCAGTGGACCGGATGGGACGGTGCTCCCGAAACATATACATTTACATTTCAGGCACCACTAAAGAATGAGCGTGTTGCTCTGGGGCTTGACCTGATCAGCGATAAAGTGGGATTGGAAAAACGATTCTATATGTTTGCCGACTATTCCTACCTGGTGCCGATTAGTGAGAAAACGAATCTGCGATTGGGGCTAAAAGGTGGGTTTACCAATTATTCAAATAATTTAAATGAATATGGTACTGTTGATCCGGGTGATCCTAACTTTGTTGGAGAAATAAAAAATGCCTTCAAACCTAATTTCGGAGTTGGTGCTTTCTTATACAGTAAAAGAGCTTTTGTTGGATTTTCGATTCCAAAACTGGTAAGTACCAAATTCGAAAACGACATGGAAACGTTTTCGGTAGAAGGCGAATTGAGACATTACTTCCTGATTGCAGGAGCGGTATTCGACCTTGGTGAGAACTTAAAGTTTAAACCTACTGCTTTTACAAAAGCCTCGTTTACTTCTGAAACCGGAACTCCTGTTCAGTTCGACCTAACAGGAAACTTCCTGATTAAAGAAAGACTGTGGTTAGGAGCCATGTGGCGATCGGGCGATTCTTACGGATTTATTGCGCAGTTCCTTTTTGCCGATAAACTTCGATTGGGATATGCCATTGATTTTTCAACATCAAACCTGAAAAATTACAACAATGGGACTCACGAAGTAATGATCTCTTACGAGTTAAGATTTAAGAAAGAAAAAGTTGTATCGCCTAGATACTTCTAG
- a CDS encoding T9SS type B sorting domain-containing protein, with protein sequence MKTFLPKLKISQTLLLVIGFVLFIPTVNYAQVDTTTQIVDQFFDYDQLGGPVYIGEVEPFTLPADNTLMKSAMIKTSPILLKSTVHTELEWPDPGSVHIEKYATPTGTEGRWKITVKVEGKNIPTTTDVVLVIDDSGSMGTTKMNAAKNAASDFVDELLTGTTGIRIAVVTINGGSAGSGTPEVDQGFTSNIGYLQGAIDDIDSDGGTNLQGGFYAAKQLVASSTADKQVVILLSDGVPTYSYQSNVTSSVTPVLTQCWPPEWDYTPDEIEDNYLFVNSSNYNNVVGSGGDFDFTLFSVQEQCYNGGWRTRTFSAGNHGIPTKYEAALVMANADVYTIGFDVPSNGDAEDVLMGSQNKGYFPANSGNISNIYSEIRSNISFAASNSILTDPMSTYIVLEAGGAPTYTQLPTTTGDVVVTKGSVTATQNGYVLNDPDNPASGNSSIIKWQLAWNIGTVSEQGDSMYYYVNMAPNTDPTILYPANDKTYLDYTDVNEDPNAHQETEGDFSVPWVSGGKGSIEIHYYLVNSSGQPISSNGTVVTDPKFAYQIPQSGSSSSLFNDGSGTALDVNQSYSVAPQTPLNSSNGTTYVVHSNYNTSQNITLTSSEPNKDAWFGYTIGCIGTVNATYTSTCVGSPLQLTATTTNITDGTYSWTGPDGFTSDQQNPIVPAGVAGTYSVGIEYNNGNCTISDDVVVTLEEGPAVSIEGDVHVCAGSDINLYEVGGEATSWSWTGPNGYTSTDSTPTFATTTSDNFSGFFVVTASNGTCTTKDSIQVIVTNSVISKTGCPTDIVECADEIVDNNLVKYIEWQTPNFGLNCLGGESGNYSFVMEFGLPEVKWACWEFNSVQRVGNNSGVVNLWQSNGTGDPYILSPTVYLEPGLDVFMDIYAPTGENFDWTLILVDETNQEHVVNSTPITGDNTTKNYSISIPNTFVDGAYKLKFKFSENGSGEPKKSVVDNIYFDAIILDNAGCEGGIEFIVEGPRPGYFPIINDSTLTYTATYTPSSGDPIVETCSFKVTVEGIDASSSSTDAKCGEDNGTITINATPYSSSPNLEYSLNGGIWTSFSGTNTTIEDLAPGNYTINVRDISTAGNCELLSLLNEEIEALPQTDVTIGEFGPYCSDAPSITLNGQPAGGIYKGDGVNQNGEFTPTNSLVGFNVIWYVYEDNNGCTDSASTVIQVENCCTETVTALVDDNEVCEGEPFTLSAQLTNGTSGTYLWYDINENYLFAGDSTIASANLADGKAYIVEATYNSSCVDRDTVVVEVNETYTVNENAEVDTTICEADLPFNYEGTEFTAADSKDITFQTVNGCDSIVTVNLTVNPTFLASETTPVDTTICEADLPFNYEGTEFTAADSKDITFQTVNGCDSIVTVNLTVNPTFLASETTPVDTTICEADLPFNYEGTEFTAADSKDITFQTVNGCDSIVTVNLTVNPTYLASETTPVDTTICEADLPFNYEGTEFTAADSKDITFQTVNGCDSIVTVNLTVNPTFLASETTPVDTTICEADLPFNYEGTEFTAADSKDITFQTVNGCDSIVTVNLTVNPTYLASETTPVDTTICEADLPFNYEGTEFTAADSKDITFQTVNGCDSIVTVNLTVNPTFLASETTPVDTTICEADLPFNYEGTEFTAADSKDITFQTVNGCDSIVTVNLTVNPTYLASETTPVDTTICEADLPFNYEGTEFTAADSKDITFQTVNGCDSIVTVNLTVNPTYLASETTPVDTTICEADLPFNYEGTEFTAADSKDITFQTVNGCDSIVTVNLTVNPTYLASETTPVDTTICEADLPFNYEGTEFTAADSKDITFQTVNGCDSIVTVNLTVNPTYLASETTPVDTTICEADLPFNYEGTEFTAADSKDITFQTVNGCDSIVTVNLTVNPTFLASETTPVDTTICEADLPFNYEGTEFTAADSKDITFQTVNGCDSIVTVNLTVNPTFLASETTPVDTTICEADLPFNYEGTEFTAADSKDITFQTVNGCDSIVTVNLTVNPTFLASETTPVDTTICEADLPFNYEGTEFTAADSKDITFQTVNGCDSIVTVNLTVNPTFLASETTPVDTTICEADLPFNYEGTEFTAADSKDITFQTVNGCDSIVTVNLTVNPTFLASETTPVDTTICEADLPFNYEGTEFTAADSKDITFQTVNGCDSIVTVNLTVNPTFLASETTPVDTTICEADLPFNYEGTEFTAADSKDITFQTVNGCDSIVTVNLTVNPTFLASETTPVDTTICEADLPFNYEGTEFTAADSKDITFQTVNGCDSIVTVNLTVNPTYLASETTPVDTTICEADLPFNYEGTQFTAADSKDITFQTVNGCDSIVTVNLTVNPTFLASETTPVDTTICEADLPFNYEGTEFTAADSKDITFQTVNGCDSIVTVTLTVLESTSSRVEVAECDSYTWNGTTYNESGTYTFETTNAAGCDSVATLVLTILESGEQTITRTECNSYTFNGTTYNESGTYTIITENNNGCTLTTTLNLTILETTYGTDTQTVCNEFTWIDGNTYTENNNTATYTIENAAGCDSIVTLDLTILDPIELTSEASDLTVECDGLGNTAEFENWLLSNGATGTADVGVGDITWSNDYEGLTSGCGNTGETTVTFTAMDECGNTVSTTATFRIEDTTAPDVICNDITVQLDANGVASISVDDIDGGTTDNCGGIDTLFISQENFYCENLGENVVTLTAIDECGNVSTCTATVTVEQGEYDCGVQPFNANDDILTLIYCPGGTVSGSIDLFANDEGFTRENVSFNILTDLPDGVSVTDGELLYVNEAANEAVLTFTYSVCHTVNTENCDTAEVTIHVLLDTDCDGIPNRDDIDDDDDGILDIIEEENALNQTTLDSDGDGIVDRLDIDSDNDGIPDNIEWQQNIEEGILYGSYSYGTDMGYDYYPPLGTDENSDGWDDRYDRDGFTYEPVDMDGDGTPDYLDIDSDGDGLEDWIEGWDAAPHDTIADTDIGATDSDGDGLFDNYDSYDTSEEWLHGLNAIGSFAPLQDMAADTANNIRDWRDVIEPSEQTPEPLASSPYIPDGFSPNQDSYNDYFQIVMRDEAGTTFDNFGEAFPDAKIEIYNRWGNRIYQKANYGNYNEWGTTEAWWDGTSMHDMQIGNDKLPTATYFYILYLNNGSEPITGSIFLNN encoded by the coding sequence ATGAAAACATTTTTACCCAAGCTTAAAATTTCGCAAACCTTATTACTCGTAATAGGTTTTGTATTATTTATTCCTACAGTCAATTATGCTCAGGTGGATACAACCACTCAAATAGTAGATCAGTTTTTTGACTATGATCAGTTAGGAGGTCCGGTTTATATTGGAGAAGTAGAACCATTTACTTTACCAGCGGATAACACGCTAATGAAATCGGCAATGATAAAAACCAGTCCGATTTTATTAAAATCGACAGTGCATACAGAACTGGAATGGCCTGATCCTGGTTCGGTTCATATTGAAAAATATGCCACACCAACGGGAACGGAAGGTCGTTGGAAGATTACGGTTAAAGTTGAAGGGAAAAATATACCTACTACTACTGATGTTGTTTTAGTAATTGACGATTCGGGTAGCATGGGAACCACCAAAATGAACGCGGCAAAAAATGCCGCAAGCGATTTTGTTGATGAATTATTAACGGGAACCACGGGAATAAGAATTGCGGTTGTAACAATTAATGGAGGCTCGGCAGGTTCGGGAACACCAGAAGTTGACCAAGGTTTTACCAGCAATATTGGATATCTGCAAGGAGCTATTGATGACATTGATTCAGATGGTGGAACAAACTTACAAGGTGGTTTTTACGCTGCAAAACAATTGGTTGCTTCAAGTACTGCCGATAAACAAGTTGTTATTTTACTTTCTGATGGAGTTCCTACATATAGTTATCAATCAAATGTTACTTCTTCTGTTACGCCTGTGTTAACACAGTGTTGGCCGCCAGAATGGGATTATACACCTGACGAAATTGAAGATAATTACTTGTTTGTTAATTCAAGTAATTATAACAATGTAGTTGGGTCAGGAGGAGACTTCGATTTTACACTTTTTTCAGTACAGGAACAATGCTACAATGGTGGTTGGAGAACAAGAACATTCAGTGCCGGAAACCATGGCATACCAACTAAATATGAAGCTGCCTTAGTTATGGCAAATGCAGATGTTTATACCATCGGTTTTGATGTTCCTTCTAATGGCGATGCAGAGGATGTATTGATGGGGTCACAAAACAAAGGCTATTTTCCGGCCAACAGTGGTAACATAAGTAACATTTACTCAGAGATACGCTCCAACATTTCGTTTGCAGCAAGCAACTCAATTCTTACCGACCCCATGAGTACCTATATTGTTTTGGAAGCAGGCGGTGCTCCTACCTATACACAACTTCCTACCACAACTGGTGATGTTGTTGTTACCAAAGGATCAGTAACCGCAACACAAAATGGATATGTTTTAAATGATCCGGATAATCCTGCAAGTGGCAACAGTAGCATTATTAAATGGCAGCTAGCCTGGAACATTGGTACTGTTTCGGAACAAGGCGACAGCATGTATTACTATGTAAACATGGCGCCAAATACCGATCCTACTATCTTATATCCAGCCAATGATAAAACATACCTGGACTATACTGATGTTAATGAAGACCCCAATGCTCATCAGGAAACAGAAGGCGACTTCTCCGTACCTTGGGTAAGTGGTGGTAAAGGATCGATTGAAATACATTATTATCTTGTTAATTCGTCGGGGCAACCAATCAGCAGCAACGGAACAGTGGTTACCGACCCAAAATTTGCCTATCAAATTCCCCAAAGCGGAAGTTCAAGTAGTCTGTTTAACGATGGTAGTGGAACCGCATTAGACGTGAATCAAAGTTATTCAGTAGCTCCACAAACGCCCTTAAACTCTTCAAATGGTACAACTTATGTTGTTCATAGTAATTATAATACATCTCAAAACATTACACTTACGTCATCAGAACCAAACAAAGATGCTTGGTTTGGATATACAATTGGTTGCATTGGAACAGTTAATGCCACTTATACATCGACTTGCGTTGGTTCTCCATTACAGTTAACTGCAACCACTACAAATATTACTGATGGAACATATTCGTGGACAGGACCTGATGGTTTCACATCAGACCAACAGAACCCAATCGTTCCCGCAGGGGTTGCAGGAACATATTCGGTAGGCATTGAATACAATAATGGAAATTGCACCATAAGTGATGATGTTGTTGTTACACTCGAAGAAGGTCCTGCAGTATCGATAGAAGGTGATGTGCATGTTTGTGCAGGTAGTGACATCAATCTTTATGAAGTTGGCGGGGAAGCCACCTCATGGTCATGGACTGGGCCTAACGGTTATACTTCTACTGATTCTACACCAACATTTGCAACTACTACATCCGATAATTTTAGTGGATTTTTTGTTGTTACTGCCAGCAATGGAACCTGTACAACGAAGGATTCTATTCAGGTAATTGTAACCAACAGTGTTATTTCAAAAACAGGGTGTCCAACAGACATTGTTGAATGTGCAGACGAAATTGTTGACAATAATCTTGTAAAATATATTGAGTGGCAAACTCCTAATTTTGGATTAAACTGTTTAGGAGGCGAATCGGGCAATTACAGTTTTGTGATGGAATTTGGTCTTCCTGAGGTTAAATGGGCATGCTGGGAATTTAACTCAGTGCAACGTGTTGGGAACAACTCAGGAGTTGTAAATCTTTGGCAGTCAAATGGAACAGGAGATCCTTACATATTAAGTCCAACAGTATATCTGGAACCAGGACTTGACGTTTTCATGGATATTTATGCGCCAACGGGAGAAAATTTTGATTGGACCTTGATTTTAGTAGATGAAACCAATCAGGAACATGTTGTGAACTCAACCCCTATTACTGGAGATAATACCACAAAGAATTATTCGATTTCAATACCAAATACTTTTGTTGATGGAGCATACAAACTAAAATTTAAATTTTCTGAAAACGGAAGTGGTGAACCAAAGAAAAGTGTGGTTGACAATATTTATTTTGATGCAATTATACTTGATAATGCAGGCTGTGAAGGTGGAATAGAATTTATTGTAGAAGGCCCACGACCTGGATACTTTCCAATAATTAATGATTCAACGTTAACATATACTGCTACTTATACTCCATCGAGTGGAGATCCCATCGTTGAAACTTGCAGTTTTAAAGTTACCGTTGAAGGTATTGATGCATCCTCAAGTTCGACTGATGCAAAATGTGGAGAAGACAATGGAACAATTACAATTAATGCTACTCCTTATTCATCAAGTCCCAATTTAGAGTATTCATTAAACGGTGGAATCTGGACTTCTTTTTCAGGAACCAATACCACGATTGAAGACTTGGCTCCCGGTAATTATACAATTAACGTTAGGGACATTTCTACTGCAGGAAATTGCGAACTCCTTTCTCTTTTAAATGAAGAAATTGAGGCTTTACCTCAAACAGATGTAACAATTGGCGAATTTGGACCATATTGTTCGGATGCTCCAAGTATTACACTAAACGGACAGCCCGCAGGTGGAATTTATAAAGGTGATGGCGTTAACCAAAATGGAGAATTTACTCCTACAAATAGTTTAGTTGGATTTAATGTTATTTGGTATGTTTATGAAGATAATAATGGTTGTACTGATTCTGCTTCAACCGTTATTCAGGTTGAAAACTGCTGTACTGAAACAGTTACGGCATTAGTAGATGACAATGAAGTTTGCGAAGGGGAACCATTTACTTTAAGTGCACAACTTACTAATGGTACTTCAGGAACTTATCTGTGGTATGACATTAATGAGAATTATTTATTTGCAGGAGATTCAACGATTGCTTCAGCAAATCTTGCTGATGGTAAAGCTTATATTGTAGAGGCTACATATAATTCTTCTTGTGTGGATAGAGATACTGTGGTGGTTGAAGTTAACGAAACCTATACAGTAAACGAAAATGCAGAAGTTGATACAACAATCTGTGAAGCCGATCTTCCTTTCAATTATGAAGGAACTGAATTTACTGCTGCCGATTCGAAAGACATTACTTTCCAAACCGTTAATGGTTGCGACAGTATTGTTACGGTGAACTTAACAGTAAATCCGACTTTCCTGGCCAGCGAAACAACGCCGGTTGATACCACAATCTGTGAAGCCGATCTTCCTTTCAATTATGAAGGAACTGAATTTACTGCTGCCGATTCGAAAGACATTACTTTCCAAACCGTAAACGGTTGCGACAGTATTGTTACGGTGAACTTAACAGTAAATCCGACTTTCCTGGCCAGCGAAACAACGCCGGTTGATACCACAATCTGTGAAGCCGATCTTCCTTTCAATTATGAAGGAACTGAATTTACTGCTGCCGATTCGAAAGACATTACTTTCCAAACCGTTAATGGTTGCGACAGTATTGTTACGGTGAACTTAACAGTAAATCCGACTTACCTGGCCAGCGAAACAACGCCGGTTGATACCACAATCTGTGAAGCCGATCTTCCTTTCAATTATGAAGGAACTGAATTTACTGCTGCCGATTCGAAAGACATTACTTTCCAAACCGTAAACGGTTGCGACAGTATTGTTACGGTGAACTTAACAGTAAATCCGACTTTCCTGGCCAGCGAAACAACGCCGGTTGATACCACAATCTGTGAAGCCGATCTTCCTTTCAATTATGAAGGAACTGAATTTACTGCTGCCGATTCGAAAGACATTACTTTCCAAACCGTAAACGGTTGCGACAGTATTGTTACGGTGAACTTAACAGTAAATCCGACTTACCTGGCCAGCGAAACAACGCCGGTTGATACCACAATCTGTGAAGCCGATCTTCCTTTCAATTATGAAGGAACTGAATTTACTGCTGCCGATTCGAAAGACATTACTTTCCAAACCGTTAACGGTTGCGACAGTATTGTTACGGTGAACTTAACAGTTAATCCGACTTTCCTGGCCAGCGAAACAACGCCGGTTGATACCACAATCTGTGAAGCCGATCTTCCTTTCAATTATGAAGGAACTGAATTTACTGCTGCCGATTCGAAAGACATTACTTTCCAAACCGTTAATGGTTGCGACAGTATTGTTACGGTGAACTTAACAGTAAATCCGACTTACCTGGCCAGCGAAACAACGCCGGTTGATACCACAATCTGTGAAGCCGATCTTCCTTTCAATTATGAAGGAACTGAATTTACTGCTGCCGATTCGAAAGACATTACTTTCCAAACCGTAAACGGTTGCGACAGTATTGTTACGGTGAACTTAACAGTAAATCCGACTTACCTGGCCAGCGAAACAACGCCGGTTGATACCACAATCTGTGAAGCCGATCTTCCTTTCAATTATGAAGGAACTGAATTTACTGCTGCCGATTCGAAAGACATTACTTTCCAAACCGTAAACGGTTGCGACAGTATTGTTACGGTGAACTTAACAGTAAATCCGACTTACCTGGCCAGCGAAACAACGCCGGTTGATACCACAATCTGTGAAGCCGATCTTCCTTTCAATTATGAAGGAACTGAATTTACTGCTGCCGATTCGAAAGACATTACTTTCCAAACCGTTAACGGTTGCGACAGTATTGTTACGGTGAACTTAACAGTAAATCCGACTTACCTGGCCAGCGAAACAACGCCGGTTGATACCACAATCTGTGAAGCCGATCTTCCTTTCAATTATGAAGGAACTGAATTTACTGCTGCCGATTCGAAAGACATTACTTTCCAAACCGTTAACGGTTGCGACAGTATTGTTACGGTGAACTTAACAGTGAATCCGACTTTCCTGGCCAGCGAAACAACGCCGGTTGATACCACAATCTGTGAAGCCGATCTTCCTTTTAATTATGAAGGAACTGAATTTACTGCTGCCGATTCGAAAGACATTACTTTCCAAACCGTAAACGGTTGCGACAGTATTGTTACGGTGAACTTAACAGTTAATCCGACTTTCCTGGCCAGCGAAACAACGCCGGTTGATACCACAATCTGTGAAGCCGATCTTCCTTTCAATTATGAAGGAACTGAATTTACTGCTGCCGATTCGAAAGACATTACTTTCCAAACCGTAAACGGTTGCGACAGTATTGTTACGGTGAACTTAACAGTAAATCCGACTTTCCTGGCCAGCGAAACAACGCCGGTTGATACCACAATCTGTGAAGCCGATCTTCCTTTTAATTATGAAGGAACTGAATTTACTGCTGCCGATTCGAAAGACATTACTTTCCAAACCGTAAACGGTTGCGACAGTATTGTTACGGTGAACTTAACAGTTAATCCGACTTTCCTGGCCAGCGAAACAACGCCGGTTGATACCACAATCTGTGAAGCCGATCTTCCTTTCAATTATGAAGGAACTGAATTTACTGCTGCCGATTCGAAAGACATTACTTTCCAAACCGTAAACGGTTGCGACAGTATTGTTACGGTGAACTTAACAGTAAATCCGACTTTCCTGGCCAGCGAAACAACGCCGGTTGATACAACAATCTGTGAAGCCGATCTTCCTTTCAATTATGAAGGAACCGAATTTACTGCTGCCGATTCGAAAGACATTACTTTCCAAACCGTAAACGGTTGCGACAGTATTGTTACGGTGAACTTAACAGTTAATCCGACTTTCCTGGCCAGCGAAACAACGCCGGTTGATACCACAATCTGTGAAGCCGATCTTCCTTTCAATTATGAAGGAACTGAATTTACTGCTGCCGATTCGAAAGACATTACTTTCCAAACCGTAAACGGTTGCGACAGTATTGTTACGGTGAACTTAACAGTGAATCCGACTTTCCTGGCCAGCGAAACAACGCCGGTTGATACCACAATCTGTGAAGCCGATCTTCCTTTCAATTATGAAGGAACTGAATTTACTGCTGCCGATTCGAAAGACATTACTTTCCAAACCGTTAATGGTTGCGACAGTATTGTTACGGTGAACTTAACAGTAAATCCGACTTACCTGGCCAGCGAAACAACGCCGGTTGATACCACAATCTGTGAAGCCGATCTTCCTTTCAATTATGAAGGAACTCAATTTACTGCTGCCGATTCGAAAGACATTACTTTCCAAACCGTAAACGGTTGCGACAGTATTGTTACGGTGAACTTAACAGTAAATCCGACTTTCCTGGCCAGCGAAACAACGCCGGTTGATACCACAATCTGTGAAGCCGATCTTCCTTTCAATTATGAAGGAACTGAATTTACTGCTGCCGATTCGAAAGACATTACTTTCCAAACCGTAAACGGTTGCGACAGTATTGTTACGGTGACACTGACCGTATTGGAAAGTACTTCCAGCAGAGTTGAAGTTGCCGAATGCGATTCATACACATGGAACGGAACCACTTACAACGAAAGCGGTACTTATACATTCGAAACAACAAATGCTGCCGGTTGTGATTCTGTTGCAACGCTGGTATTAACCATACTTGAAAGTGGAGAACAAACCATTACAAGAACGGAATGTAACAGTTATACATTTAACGGAACTACATACAACGAAAGTGGAACATACACCATTATCACTGAAAATAACAATGGATGTACACTTACAACTACATTAAATCTAACAATTCTTGAAACTACTTACGGTACAGATACACAAACGGTTTGTAACGAGTTCACCTGGATTGACGGTAACACTTATACTGAAAACAACAACACTGCAACTTACACCATAGAAAACGCTGCAGGTTGTGATTCGATTGTTACATTAGATCTGACAATTCTTGATCCGATTGAGTTAACCAGCGAAGCAAGCGACTTAACAGTTGAATGCGACGGACTGGGTAATACTGCTGAGTTCGAGAATTGGCTACTTTCAAATGGTGCTACAGGAACTGCCGACGTTGGAGTTGGAGACATCACCTGGAGCAACGATTATGAAGGTTTAACTTCAGGTTGTGGTAACACAGGCGAAACAACAGTTACATTTACCGCAATGGACGAATGTGGGAACACTGTTTCAACAACAGCTACATTTAGAATTGAAGATACTACCGCTCCTGATGTAATCTGTAACGATATAACAGTTCAGTTAGACGCCAACGGCGTGGCATCTATTTCTGTTGACGATATCGACGGTGGAACAACTGACAACTGCGGTGGTATCGACACCCTGTTTATCAGTCAGGAAAACTTCTACTGTGAAAACCTTGGTGAAAACGTAGTAACATTAACTGCAATTGACGAGTGTGGAAATGTTTCAACCTGTACAGCTACAGTAACTGTTGAACAAGGAGAATACGATTGTGGTGTTCAACCATTCAACGCAAATGATGATATTCTCACCTTGATTTACTGCCCGGGCGGTACAGTTTCAGGTAGCATTGACTTATTTGCCAACGATGAAGGGTTTACCCGCGAAAATGTAAGTTTCAACATACTTACTGACCTGCCGGATGGCGTAAGTGTTACCGATGGCGAATTACTTTACGTGAACGAAGCAGCAAATGAAGCTGTTCTTACCTTCACTTATTCAGTTTGCCATACCGTTAATACTGAAAACTGCGACACGGCAGAGGTAACAATCCACGTTCTTTTAGATACAGACTGCGACGGTATTCCTAATAGGGATGATATTGATGATGATGATGATGGTATTTTAGATATTATCGAAGAGGAAAATGCATTAAATCAAACAACTCTGGATTCTGATGGCGACGGTATTGTTGACCGTTTGGATATAGATTCTGATAATGACGGAATTCCTGATAATATCGAGTGGCAACAGAACATCGAAGAAGGTATTCTATACGGTTCTTACTCTTATGGTACTGATATGGGATACGATTATTACCCGCCACTGGGTACCGATGAAAACAGCGATGGTTGGGACGACCGATACGATAGAGATGGTTTCACTTACGAACCTGTCGATATGGATGGCGACGGAACACCAGACTACCTTGATATAGACTCGGATGGCGATGGACTTGAAGACTGGATAGAAGGTTGGGATGCTGCTCCGCACGATACAATTGCCGATACAGATATTGGCGCTACTGATTCTGACGGTGATGGTTTATTCGACAATTACGACTCGTACGACACCAGCGAAGAATGGTTGCACGGATTAAATGCAATTGGTTCGTTTGCTCCGCTACAGGATATGGCCGCTGATACTGCCAATAACATCCGCGACTGGAGAGATGTTATCGAACCTTCTGAGCAAACTCCGGAACCATTGGCTAGTTCCCCATATATACCCGACGGATTCTCACCAAATCAGGATAGTTATAATGATTACTTCCAAATTGTAATGCGAGATGAAGCCGGAACGACTTTCGATAATTTTGGTGAAGCATTCCCTGATGCAAAAATAGAGATCTATAACCGCTGGGGGAACCGAATATATCAAAAGGCTAATTATGGAAACTATAATGAATGGGGAACCACAGAAGCCTGGTGGGACGGAACATCGATGCACGATATGCAGATTGGTAACGACAAACTGCCAACAGCTACTTACTTCTACATTCTCTATCTGAATAATGGAAGTGAACCAATTACAGGATCAATATTCCTAAATAATTAA